The following proteins are encoded in a genomic region of Sulfurimonas sp. HSL3-7:
- a CDS encoding multiheme c-type cytochrome has translation MFKIGFSLLLLATLSYGSAPEAAPELNQKYHDSSSCKSCHMPIVKQWSTSYHAKSHYGSDEYLRASMDYVKRKTRKPINAVKVQCAVCHNPRIAVTETGIDYQIAAVMKLDKGSEVNKAVASDALAEGINCLVCHNIDKVHDGLPPEKRGIHRISWNPVGVMSGPFEDANSPYHKTQYRDFFGKDSKKLCFVCHANDRSETGLVFANTKDEYKETTKQCADCHMSPKREGVASTLATENGKAKKRMVREHRFAGAHTTSMWEGALSLVGKKEGNKLKLTLVNENPHNIPTGFGARELLIDIVYQSGSAVVESKQISLTQHYTDKRGKDTIPHLAVEATKNLSIPANSERTFAVDIPKGVGNAVVTVSYRLVNDRIRKLLKLKEKQWGEKKFITKANIRF, from the coding sequence ATGTTTAAAATCGGATTCTCGCTTCTTCTTCTGGCTACCCTGAGTTACGGTTCAGCACCAGAAGCAGCCCCTGAGCTCAATCAAAAATACCACGATTCAAGCAGCTGTAAAAGTTGTCATATGCCGATCGTCAAACAGTGGAGCACGTCGTATCACGCTAAGTCGCATTACGGAAGCGACGAGTATCTTCGTGCTTCGATGGATTATGTAAAACGTAAAACGCGTAAACCTATCAATGCGGTCAAAGTGCAGTGTGCAGTGTGCCATAATCCCCGTATCGCCGTAACAGAGACAGGTATCGATTATCAGATCGCCGCGGTGATGAAGCTGGACAAAGGCTCAGAAGTCAACAAAGCGGTTGCAAGCGATGCGCTTGCGGAGGGGATCAACTGTCTTGTCTGTCACAACATCGACAAGGTACATGATGGTCTGCCACCTGAAAAACGGGGGATCCACCGTATCAGCTGGAACCCCGTCGGGGTTATGAGCGGTCCGTTTGAGGATGCAAATTCGCCGTATCACAAGACCCAGTATCGTGACTTTTTCGGCAAGGATTCCAAAAAACTCTGTTTTGTCTGTCATGCCAACGACCGTTCGGAAACCGGTCTGGTCTTTGCCAATACCAAAGATGAGTACAAAGAGACAACGAAACAGTGCGCCGATTGCCATATGAGCCCAAAACGAGAGGGGGTGGCAAGTACCCTGGCTACCGAAAACGGTAAAGCGAAAAAACGCATGGTCCGCGAACACCGTTTTGCCGGCGCGCATACAACATCGATGTGGGAAGGTGCCTTGAGCCTTGTCGGCAAAAAAGAGGGTAACAAGCTGAAACTTACACTCGTGAATGAAAACCCGCACAATATACCGACCGGTTTCGGAGCAAGAGAACTGCTTATTGATATCGTCTATCAGTCCGGAAGTGCGGTTGTCGAGAGTAAACAGATCTCGTTGACGCAGCACTATACAGACAAACGCGGTAAAGACACGATCCCGCATCTCGCAGTCGAAGCGACAAAAAATCTTTCGATCCCTGCAAATTCAGAGCGGACCTTTGCTGTTGACATTCCAAAGGGCGTAGGCAATGCTGTCGTTACCGTCTCTTACAGATTGGTGAATGATCGGATCAGAAAGTTGTTGAAATTGAAAGAGAAACAGTGGGGAGAGAAAAAGTTTATTACCAAAGCGAATATCCGCTTCTAA
- the trpS gene encoding tryptophan--tRNA ligase, which produces MRVLTGIQSSGDLHIGNYFGSIKQMIDSQDNSEVFAFIANYHAMTSVSDGERLASLTMQAAIDFLALGMDPQKSTFWVQSDVKEVLELYWALSAFTPMGLLERGHSYKDKTAKGLASQHNLFSYPVLMAADILLFNSEVIPVGKDQIQHVEMARDIATKFNNQHGDIFVIPEHRVDDNVATVPGIDGQKMSKSYGNTINIFGEEKKQLKTVKKIVTEAVPLEEPKEFENCNVYNIARLFLNPQELTELQQRYRRGGEGHGHFKLYLHDVIWEYFRPYREKREYFESHQDEVREILAFGAAKARKVALPIIEKVREATGITY; this is translated from the coding sequence GTGCGTGTTTTAACTGGAATACAATCTTCTGGCGATCTTCATATCGGCAATTACTTTGGTTCAATAAAGCAGATGATCGATTCACAAGACAACAGCGAGGTATTTGCCTTCATTGCCAACTATCATGCAATGACCAGCGTGAGCGATGGTGAGCGTCTTGCCTCATTGACTATGCAGGCTGCAATCGACTTTTTGGCCCTGGGAATGGATCCGCAAAAATCGACCTTCTGGGTGCAGTCCGATGTCAAAGAGGTGCTTGAGCTTTACTGGGCGCTCTCTGCCTTTACTCCGATGGGACTTCTGGAGCGCGGTCACAGCTACAAAGACAAAACGGCAAAAGGTCTGGCAAGTCAGCATAACCTCTTCTCTTATCCTGTTCTGATGGCCGCTGATATTCTTCTTTTCAATTCAGAGGTCATTCCGGTAGGAAAAGATCAGATCCAGCATGTTGAGATGGCGCGTGACATCGCAACCAAGTTCAACAATCAGCATGGCGATATTTTCGTGATCCCGGAACACCGTGTCGATGACAATGTGGCAACCGTTCCCGGCATCGATGGTCAAAAGATGTCCAAATCCTACGGCAATACTATCAATATCTTCGGTGAAGAGAAAAAGCAGCTCAAAACAGTCAAGAAGATCGTCACTGAAGCCGTCCCCCTGGAAGAGCCGAAAGAGTTTGAAAACTGTAATGTCTACAATATCGCCAGACTCTTTTTGAATCCCCAGGAGCTTACCGAACTTCAGCAACGCTACAGACGCGGCGGCGAAGGGCACGGCCACTTCAAACTCTACCTTCATGATGTGATCTGGGAGTATTTCCGCCCCTATCGAGAGAAACGTGAATATTTTGAAAGCCACCAGGATGAAGTGCGTGAAATCCTTGCCTTTGGTGCAGCCAAGGCACGTAAAGTCGCCTTGCCTATCATCGAAAAAGTCCGTGAAGCGACCGGTATTACGTACTAA
- the raiA gene encoding ribosome-associated translation inhibitor RaiA, with product MNVQIRTKDITLNDSTKAHIEAAIEQFKKFSMDITTTNVVLTKEKNGVGVEFEFHIAHNTPIVINQSDRDLDAAIDVAIDRASKALRRMHDKNTDHRTVSIKDLEVEEQEV from the coding sequence ATGAATGTTCAAATTCGTACCAAAGATATTACTTTAAACGACAGCACAAAAGCGCACATAGAGGCAGCAATCGAACAATTTAAAAAATTCAGTATGGATATTACAACTACAAATGTCGTTTTGACAAAAGAAAAAAACGGTGTGGGTGTCGAATTTGAATTCCATATTGCACACAATACGCCGATCGTTATCAATCAAAGTGACCGCGATCTTGATGCGGCTATCGATGTGGCGATCGACCGTGCTAGCAAAGCGCTCCGCCGTATGCATGATAAAAATACAGATCACCGCACTGTTTCGATCAAAGATCTGGAAGTCGAAGAACAAGAAGTATAA
- the trxC gene encoding thioredoxin TrxC, translating to MDKIKVVCPHCGQVNAIPFKASYNKANCGGCKGSLLDTKPIQLEASTFDHHLVNSDIPVVVDFWAPWCGPCRMMAPAFEEAARAFVLKARFAKLNTEEHQEPSARFAIRSIPTMIIFKNGKELDRVSGALSSEQIKQWVGQFI from the coding sequence ATGGATAAGATAAAAGTTGTCTGCCCGCATTGCGGCCAGGTCAATGCAATCCCTTTTAAAGCGTCTTATAACAAGGCAAATTGCGGCGGGTGCAAAGGTTCTCTTCTTGACACAAAGCCGATCCAGCTTGAGGCGTCTACGTTTGATCATCATCTTGTAAACAGCGATATTCCTGTCGTTGTAGACTTCTGGGCGCCTTGGTGCGGCCCCTGCCGCATGATGGCGCCTGCTTTTGAAGAGGCAGCGCGAGCCTTTGTTCTAAAAGCGCGTTTTGCCAAACTCAACACCGAAGAGCACCAAGAACCTTCTGCCCGTTTCGCCATCCGCTCTATCCCGACGATGATCATTTTTAAAAACGGCAAAGAGCTTGATCGCGTCTCCGGCGCATTAAGTTCTGAGCAGATCAAGCAGTGGGTAGGGCAGTTTATATAA
- the hemJ gene encoding protoporphyrinogen oxidase HemJ, with product MYQWVLWFHIISMVTWFAVLFYLPRLFVYHAENAENKGFIEVVKVMEMKIYRYIGVPGFWATLLSGITLIVIYPTNIFATGGWFHAKLFFVVILIAYFFSLGRLRLKLLNDSCTKSGKFFRIYNEVPTILLLLIVAMVVVKPF from the coding sequence ATGTATCAATGGGTTTTATGGTTTCACATTATTTCGATGGTCACCTGGTTCGCAGTGCTTTTCTATCTACCGCGTCTTTTCGTCTATCATGCAGAAAATGCAGAGAATAAAGGCTTTATAGAGGTTGTAAAAGTGATGGAGATGAAGATATACCGCTATATCGGCGTGCCGGGGTTCTGGGCAACACTGTTATCGGGTATTACGCTGATCGTCATCTACCCGACCAATATCTTTGCTACCGGCGGCTGGTTTCACGCGAAACTCTTCTTTGTCGTGATCCTGATCGCCTACTTCTTCTCTCTGGGAAGACTGCGTCTGAAGCTGCTGAATGACAGTTGTACAAAAAGTGGTAAATTCTTTCGTATCTATAATGAAGTGCCGACGATCCTGCTGCTTCTGATCGTCGCGATGGTGGTCGTAAAACCGTTTTAA